The segment AGCTCTACATCTCGGCGGAATCCTCGGCCATTGACGCGAATCTGGTACCGGCGCTTTCAACGGCATTCGAACGACCGCTTGCAAACGCGGCACCAGTCTTTGAATTATTGGAACATGCCGAGCCTGCCGCTCTGGTCAAAGTGCTCGTGGGAGAGCGCCCTCTAACCATTGCCGTAGTGCTCTCGCGGTTATCGGAATCGCACGCGTCGATCATATTGGGTGAACTTCCCGATTCTCTGCAGGGTGAGGTACTCCGTTGTTGGATGGCACTAGGCGATGCCGATGCCGCGGTGTTGCATGAAATCGAGCAAGGCCTGCTGACACGGCTCGCGCCGCCGGCCCGCACGCGCGGACGACATGCCACGGATAGGAACCAGCTGACAAGGGTCGTACAGGCCGCGGCGCCTCGCGTGCAGCAACAGATTCTCGACAGGCTGGCCCTATACGATGCGTCCTATGATCAAGAGATGGTCACCGCGCCCCGGCTCGCTTTCGACGACTTGGAATACCTCAATGACGCGGGCTTGGCATCCATGCTGCGCAATGCTGATCCGCAAATGATAGTGCTGGCGTTGGCTGGCGCCGCTGAAAGTTTCGTCGAGCGGGTCGCACGACAACTACCAGGAGAAGAGGCCAAGCATTTACGTCGCGCGATAGAGTCTCTGGGACCAATACGCTTGGCCGACGTCGAGTCGGCGCAACAAGAGCTGGCCAGGCTGACCGAGACTCTTGTGCATCAGAGTAGCGTAACACTGGCCTCGTTGCCGCAAAGTGTTGCCGACTAATCGGCAGCGGCGGATTCGGTGAATCCAAATGACCCAGACACTCCTCCCCGATTTTGATTGACCAAAATCGGCAGCGACACGAGAGCGCCCTATGCCTAAAGTGATTCGAGCCGATCAGCGTGGCCCGGCAGCGCATTTCAATTTCGACGACATAGCGGCGCAGGCTGCAGAGGGGGTAGCCCGTGCGCGACGCGAGGCCGAAGCGATCATCGCCGAGGCCGTGAATGCTGCCACTGCCATTCGCGAGCGGGCAGAAATCGAGGGCCGCCAGGCGGCCGAAAAAGTCGTCGATCGCGTTCTCGAAGAGAAAGTGGCTGCGCAGTTCGCAACCCTGCGACCCGCACTCGACAAAGGATGCCGGGAATTCGCGCTTGTCCGGCAGCAGTGGCTGACCGAGTGGGAAGCACGGGTTATCCGCTTGGCGACCTCGATTGCGCGTCGGCTGATACGTCGCGAACTTGCTGCCGTGCCGGATATCCCCATCGCACTGGTGCGCGAGGCCCTGCAACTGGCCGCGGGCTCGACGCGGTTGCGGCTGCACATGAATCCCAGCGACCTCGACACGCTGGCACCTCAGGTTCAGCGCCTCTTAGACCAGCATGCCTCGGCGGCGACCATCGAGTTGTTTGTCGACACCTCGATCAGCCCTGGCGGCTGCCGCGTAGATACGGAACACGGATCGGTAGATCAGCAGTTCGAGTCGCAACTGGCGCGGGTCGCGGAAGAGTTGACCTAATCTTTGACGAGTAGTGGCGACGATGTTCGACATGATCGATCAACTGGATGGAATCATGCCGTCGGCAATGACGGGCCGTTTGGTGCGCACCGTCGGCACGACGGCCGCGGTGGCTGGGTTTCGCGCGCCGTTAGGCGCCACTGTAGGAATCGAACGCCAGATCGGTTCGGAAGTGTTGGCGGAGGTGATCGGCTTTCACGACGACCTCACTCTACTAGCGCCGTGGGGTGATATGCACGGCGTACGTCACGGCAGTCGCGTACGGCTGGTACGAAGCCGAAATTGGTTACGCGTGGGCCAGGGATTACTCGGCCGCGTCGTCAACGCGCATGGCGCTCCGCTCGACGGTCGTCCCCAGCCCGCGCTATTAGAGCGGGTGCCAATCGACGGTTGTGCCTCGAATCCCGTTTCACGTCCTCGGATTTCAATCCCGCTATCGACCGGCGTCAGGGCGGTTGATGGCATGCTGACTTGTGGCAAGGGACAACGGATGGGAATCTTCGCCGGCGCCGGGGTCGGCAAGAGCGTGCTATTGGGCATGATGGCGCGCAACTCGCGCGCAGACGTCAATGTCATAGCGCTAATCGGCGAGCGCGGCCGTGAAGTCAATGAGTTCCTCGAGCGTGATCTGCAACAATTCGGTCTAGGACGCAGCGTGGTAGTTGTCGCCACCAGTGACGAACCGGCCTTGATGCGCACACGCGCTGCATTAACCGCCACCGCGATTGCCGAATACTTTCGCGAGCAAGGCCAGGATGTGCTGTTGCTAGTTGACTCGCTGACTCGCTATGCGCTGGCGCAGCGCGAGATCGGCCTGGCTGCCGGCGAGCCGCCAACGACACGCGGCTATCCGCCGTCGGTCTTTGCCACGTTGCCGAAACTAGTCGAGCGCGCCGGCTTGACTTCGCGCGGCAGCATTACGGCGTTTTACTCCGTGCTCGTTGAAGCCGACGATCCTAACGAGCCGATCAGCGACACATTGCGATCGCTATTGGACGGGCACACTTGGCTCTCTCGAAAACTTGCCAGCCGAGGTCATTTTCCGGCGATAGATGTGCTGGATAGCCTCAGCCGGTTAATGACCGAGGTGACCACGCCCGCACATCGCGAGGCGGCGACTCTGGTGCGCGAGTTGCTGGCCGCCTATCGCGATCATGAGGACCTGATCTCGATCGGTGCCTATCGCACCGGCGGCAACCGCATGGTCGACGTGGCCCTGCAGATGCTGGAACCGATGCAGCATTTTCTTAGGCAGAGCATCGACGAGGCTGTCACTATTGACGAGGCCCGCGAGGCGCTCTTAAATCTTGCGCGCTTGGCGCAACAGCGAGTGCAATCATCCGCTACCACTGCTGTTAGGTAATCCGAGTCTTGTCGTGCAGCGGAACCCATGTACCACGGCGCAGGACGATGGGCAAATTCAAATTCCGACTCGAGACACTGATCAACCTCCATCAGACAGAGCGGGATCGATTGCGACGGGATCTCGCCGAGGCCTTGAGCCTGTTGGAGAATACGCGAGCCCGCCAGAACCGAGTCACCGCCGAGTTGCAGGTGGCAACACGCGCTCACGCAGCGCGAGCGGGTATCGTCGATATCGCCCGGTTGCAAGCAGCGGGGGTCTACATTGCCGGGTTACGGCAAGACGAGGCACGCTGCACCCAGGAAATGGCCGTGCTAAACGACGAGATTGTGCGGCGGCGCGAGGCGCTGTTGGCCGGCGATCGCGAAGTGCGCACGCTGGAGAAGCTACGCGAGAACCAACACGTGCGATTCCGTGCCGACCAGCAACGGCGCGATCAACGGCAGTTTGACGAACTGGCCAGCCGTGCCAGCGGCCATCAGGCGGACTTCTAATCGCTACGATGCTAGCACGTCGTCCGCGCGTCTCGACAGCTGGAACCCAGCCGCCGGATCGCCGGCAAGGGCAGGGGGTTGATCTTGATCCGGCATCGAAATTCAGCGACAAATACCGCCCCGAATCGCGCCTTCACGATGCTTGCGGCACCCGACGCGCCAGTCGTCGTGGGCCACGCAAGAGTTTTTGCAAAACTGCGATGGCAGGCAGCCGGTCAAAAGGCTGCTATGCCTGACCTGAGGATTGGCTCCCACATGGCAGCGGGCGATCCCAACGCCGACGATCATCCTTCGCACGGGCGCACAGGCGACGCCGCGCGGCTTTCCGAGGGAGTTGAACGGATGTTTGATGCGACCGAGGCCGCGTTAGCCGCGCTGGCCCCCCCGACGCATGCGGCAACGCCACGCTCATTCGAGTTCCGCGATTTTGTGGGGTCGCTGGCGGGGATGCCCAGCGCGTTGTCCGTTGACGAGGGTCCTGTAGAGGCCAGTCTGAGGATCGAGATGGGGCGCGCGGAGGTGAGCCGGGACGAAATGCTTGGTTTGCGCTCTGGGGCGGTCGTTCCGCTCGACAAGCTGGCGAATGATCCTGCGGATGTTTATGTCAACGGTCGATTGGTCGCGCGCGGTAACGTAATGGTGCTCGACGAGAAATTCTGCATTCGCATCACCGACCTGGTGGCGACCGCGGCGAACGTGGCGTGCGATTAGGCGCTCCGCTCGTGGCTGCACGCATGTCTGGCACGATGGCAGTTTTCAGCAAACAATGTTCGATCAGAACAAATCGCAAGCACGCATGATCGATCATCGCCCACATCACCGATCGCTTGTGTACGCCACTGCTTGCGTGGCGGCATTCGTTGGCCAACAACTCTTGGCGCCGCGGCCATTGCAGGCTGCGCCTCCTACCGACAACGGCATCGCGGCGGGGCGCGCCGCCTCCGGTTCCATTCGCCAAACGACTCATACTGCGTCCTCAAATGCGCCGCCGTACATCGACCGCGGAGCGACAGCTTCCCCTCGCAATGGCATGGCGCCGGGCGCGGCGCCGCGCGATGTTGAGCCCGGCGAAGAGAAAATCCGGCTCGGGGCCGCCGAATCACCAGTAAGTAATCAAAGCACGCCGTCGGCGCGCGGCGCCTCACATGGCCTGAAGGCACT is part of the Pirellulales bacterium genome and harbors:
- a CDS encoding FliG C-terminal domain-containing protein, yielding MTLAHDSLRRVAILVAALDTHSADGILEGLSAEHSAQVRQMIISLGDIADVDEQAVIDDFLSRGFASIDSTIARQPEDGVELYISAESSAIDANLVPALSTAFERPLANAAPVFELLEHAEPAALVKVLVGERPLTIAVVLSRLSESHASIILGELPDSLQGEVLRCWMALGDADAAVLHEIEQGLLTRLAPPARTRGRHATDRNQLTRVVQAAAPRVQQQILDRLALYDASYDQEMVTAPRLAFDDLEYLNDAGLASMLRNADPQMIVLALAGAAESFVERVARQLPGEEAKHLRRAIESLGPIRLADVESAQQELARLTETLVHQSSVTLASLPQSVAD
- a CDS encoding FliH/SctL family protein; amino-acid sequence: MPKVIRADQRGPAAHFNFDDIAAQAAEGVARARREAEAIIAEAVNAATAIRERAEIEGRQAAEKVVDRVLEEKVAAQFATLRPALDKGCREFALVRQQWLTEWEARVIRLATSIARRLIRRELAAVPDIPIALVREALQLAAGSTRLRLHMNPSDLDTLAPQVQRLLDQHASAATIELFVDTSISPGGCRVDTEHGSVDQQFESQLARVAEELT
- a CDS encoding FliI/YscN family ATPase → MIDQLDGIMPSAMTGRLVRTVGTTAAVAGFRAPLGATVGIERQIGSEVLAEVIGFHDDLTLLAPWGDMHGVRHGSRVRLVRSRNWLRVGQGLLGRVVNAHGAPLDGRPQPALLERVPIDGCASNPVSRPRISIPLSTGVRAVDGMLTCGKGQRMGIFAGAGVGKSVLLGMMARNSRADVNVIALIGERGREVNEFLERDLQQFGLGRSVVVVATSDEPALMRTRAALTATAIAEYFREQGQDVLLLVDSLTRYALAQREIGLAAGEPPTTRGYPPSVFATLPKLVERAGLTSRGSITAFYSVLVEADDPNEPISDTLRSLLDGHTWLSRKLASRGHFPAIDVLDSLSRLMTEVTTPAHREAATLVRELLAAYRDHEDLISIGAYRTGGNRMVDVALQMLEPMQHFLRQSIDEAVTIDEAREALLNLARLAQQRVQSSATTAVR
- the fliJ gene encoding flagellar export protein FliJ, producing the protein MGKFKFRLETLINLHQTERDRLRRDLAEALSLLENTRARQNRVTAELQVATRAHAARAGIVDIARLQAAGVYIAGLRQDEARCTQEMAVLNDEIVRRREALLAGDREVRTLEKLRENQHVRFRADQQRRDQRQFDELASRASGHQADF
- a CDS encoding FliM/FliN family flagellar motor switch protein, whose amino-acid sequence is MAAGDPNADDHPSHGRTGDAARLSEGVERMFDATEAALAALAPPTHAATPRSFEFRDFVGSLAGMPSALSVDEGPVEASLRIEMGRAEVSRDEMLGLRSGAVVPLDKLANDPADVYVNGRLVARGNVMVLDEKFCIRITDLVATAANVACD